A stretch of the Desulforamulus ferrireducens genome encodes the following:
- a CDS encoding ABC transporter permease — protein MTQEFIITILATAITAGTPILFAALGELLAERSGIINLGVEGMMLVGAVCGFIFAVKTGDPWLGVLAALIGGGLMALIHAFLTVTLQANQVVTGLALTIFGTGLSGFLGKPYIGIPVENAFKPMELGILSEIPFIGPIFFQQDQLVYLSYVIVPLLWFLIYRTRPGLNLRAVGENPASADSLGVSVYKVRYLYVTLGGMFAGLGGAYLSLAYAPTWLENMTAGRGWIAVALVIFATWNPLRAMIGSYIFGGIDAFGFRAQAMGIVIPSFFLKMLPYIFTILVLIVVTRKAMANRIGAPAALGLPYDREER, from the coding sequence GTGACCCAGGAATTCATCATAACAATTTTGGCTACTGCCATAACTGCAGGTACCCCCATACTTTTTGCCGCCTTAGGCGAACTGTTAGCAGAAAGGTCGGGAATTATCAACCTCGGGGTTGAGGGTATGATGCTAGTGGGTGCGGTTTGTGGTTTTATTTTTGCCGTCAAAACTGGCGACCCCTGGCTAGGAGTTTTGGCAGCTCTCATTGGAGGCGGCCTGATGGCATTAATTCACGCCTTCCTTACTGTAACCTTGCAGGCTAATCAAGTGGTCACCGGTCTGGCTCTGACTATCTTTGGTACAGGCTTATCTGGCTTTCTTGGCAAGCCTTACATTGGCATACCCGTTGAGAATGCTTTTAAACCTATGGAGCTGGGTATCCTAAGTGAAATACCCTTTATTGGACCAATTTTCTTTCAACAGGATCAACTGGTCTATTTATCCTATGTAATTGTGCCGTTGCTTTGGTTCTTAATCTATCGCACCCGCCCAGGCTTAAATTTGCGGGCAGTGGGGGAGAACCCCGCTTCTGCGGATTCTTTAGGAGTTAGTGTTTATAAAGTGCGGTATTTATATGTTACCTTAGGTGGTATGTTTGCCGGATTAGGCGGGGCGTATCTTTCTCTGGCTTATGCCCCCACTTGGTTGGAAAATATGACAGCAGGTCGTGGCTGGATTGCGGTGGCTCTGGTTATTTTTGCCACCTGGAATCCTTTGCGGGCTATGATAGGTAGTTATATCTTTGGTGGTATAGATGCCTTTGGCTTCCGCGCACAGGCCATGGGGATTGTCATACCTTCTTTCTTCTTAAAAATGCTCCCCTATATCTTCACCATCTTAGTTTTGATTGTGGTGACGCGCAAAGCAATGGCCAACCGGATTGGTGCCCCGGCAGCTTTAGGTTTGCCCTATGACCGAGAAGAACGCTAA
- a CDS encoding ABC transporter permease, whose product MIKLERRAAPSSVGLVLIPVTAIFLALLTGAIFLYINGLGSPQGITWKKVLAVYGGMLDGAFGSTYGISETIVKAIPLMLCGLGVSIAFRMQLWNIGAEGQFYMGAFGASWLALTYPELPVYIMLPGMVLLGLLFGGLWGLLPGIPRAYLGVNETITTLMLNYVAILWVNYFVFGPWKDPQGMNFPLSKPFEPSAILPTLGDSRVHFGLVFAIVIAIIIWFALRHSRWGYEVTVIGQSPRAASYAGMNIKKNIMLVMFISGAIAGLAGMAEVSAITQRMQQGISPGYGYTAIIVAWLAKLNPFTIILVSILLGALQVGGYSVQTSGVPAAIVSMIQGALLFFVLGGEFFNRYRIVLKNQKKVEV is encoded by the coding sequence GTGATAAAGTTGGAACGTAGGGCAGCACCCTCCTCTGTGGGGCTAGTTCTTATCCCGGTGACGGCAATCTTTTTAGCCCTGTTGACCGGAGCAATTTTTCTCTACATTAATGGCTTGGGTTCTCCCCAGGGCATCACTTGGAAAAAGGTGTTGGCAGTATATGGTGGTATGCTGGATGGAGCCTTTGGCTCAACCTATGGTATTTCTGAAACCATTGTTAAGGCTATCCCACTGATGCTCTGTGGCCTGGGGGTTTCCATCGCCTTTCGTATGCAGTTATGGAACATCGGTGCCGAGGGACAATTCTATATGGGTGCCTTTGGTGCATCCTGGCTGGCACTGACTTATCCGGAACTGCCTGTTTACATTATGTTGCCGGGTATGGTTTTGCTTGGCCTGTTATTTGGCGGCTTATGGGGTTTACTGCCCGGTATTCCCCGGGCCTATCTGGGTGTTAACGAAACCATAACCACCCTGATGTTAAACTATGTGGCTATCCTCTGGGTAAACTATTTTGTCTTTGGCCCCTGGAAGGATCCCCAGGGGATGAATTTTCCTTTGAGTAAGCCCTTTGAACCCTCTGCTATTTTGCCGACACTGGGTGATAGCAGGGTTCATTTTGGTTTAGTTTTTGCAATAGTTATTGCCATTATCATCTGGTTTGCCCTCAGGCATTCCCGCTGGGGTTATGAAGTAACAGTAATTGGTCAAAGTCCCCGGGCGGCCAGCTATGCAGGTATGAACATTAAAAAGAATATTATGTTGGTTATGTTTATTAGTGGTGCCATAGCTGGTTTGGCAGGTATGGCAGAGGTTTCGGCCATTACCCAAAGAATGCAGCAGGGTATAAGTCCTGGTTATGGTTACACAGCCATCATCGTGGCTTGGTTGGCCAAACTTAATCCATTTACAATAATTCTTGTTTCGATCCTTTTGGGTGCCCTTCAGGTTGGTGGCTATAGTGTACAGACCAGCGGTGTGCCGGCTGCCATTGTATCGATGATTCAAGGAGCTCTATTGTTCTTTGTCTTAGGCGGCGAATTTTTTAACCGTTATCGCATTGTCTTAAAGAACCAGAAAAAGGTGGAGGTGTAG
- a CDS encoding S-layer homology domain-containing protein codes for MRLFLVCVMAGALLLTASVLSPIGKSQADENNKKQQPIPQQAVINTEVTPVTPVATDTAKTGKENQVKQYVTRGELAEKLVQSLNLNLDNFRFLKPPAVTELFDDVQTEASYADDVMILVYNQVVNSSERIFRPSEPVLREELAQIIGNLLRHHAEEGLVESVDEPVVKDLAKANAKAAEDIKLAVAMNIMKLNQDGNFLPKQGVTPRELQNILKEMENQLGVNDTGVTAQIITNQDGGREVEISWGEKPSSGYKIFIVDLELDKDTLIIKYTTEEPTPGSYNSTVITEPKDNKPIPESYPAQLNLQLVEV; via the coding sequence ATGAGATTATTTTTAGTTTGTGTAATGGCAGGGGCACTGCTGCTAACTGCTTCTGTGCTGTCTCCCATAGGGAAGAGCCAGGCGGATGAAAACAATAAAAAACAACAGCCAATCCCCCAACAGGCCGTGATCAATACAGAAGTAACTCCTGTTACCCCTGTGGCAACTGACACCGCTAAGACAGGTAAAGAGAATCAAGTAAAACAGTATGTGACCAGGGGTGAGTTGGCCGAGAAACTGGTACAATCATTGAATTTAAACCTGGATAATTTCCGATTTTTAAAGCCGCCGGCAGTTACTGAGCTTTTTGATGATGTGCAAACAGAAGCATCTTACGCCGACGATGTGATGATACTGGTATATAACCAGGTGGTAAATTCCTCCGAGAGAATATTCCGTCCCTCTGAGCCTGTTTTGAGAGAAGAATTAGCTCAGATAATAGGCAACTTACTCCGTCACCATGCGGAGGAGGGCTTGGTTGAATCTGTCGATGAACCAGTGGTAAAGGATTTGGCTAAAGCCAATGCTAAGGCTGCTGAAGACATTAAGCTGGCAGTGGCAATGAACATTATGAAGCTTAACCAGGACGGAAATTTTTTACCTAAGCAAGGAGTAACACCTAGAGAACTGCAAAATATTCTCAAAGAGATGGAAAATCAATTGGGTGTTAATGATACAGGTGTTACTGCCCAGATCATTACCAATCAAGATGGTGGGCGGGAAGTGGAAATATCCTGGGGTGAAAAACCTTCCAGTGGTTATAAAATCTTTATAGTAGATCTGGAGTTAGACAAAGACACACTTATTATTAAATATACTACCGAGGAGCCCACACCTGGTTCCTACAATTCAACAGTGATAACTGAACCTAAGGATAACAAACCAATTCCAGAAAGTTACCCAGCCCAGCTAAATTTACAATTAGTCGAAGTTTAA
- a CDS encoding xanthine phosphoribosyltransferase: MQLLLEKIKNESIVVSEQILRVDSFLNHIIDPEVMVEIGREFAQRFRGAQINKVLTVEASGIAVGLTTAMALDVPLLFAKKRKPTTLDQQCYQSHIYSFTKNESVDIFVAKEYLTASDRVLIVDDFLARGEALKGLANLVEQAGAHLVGVGIVIEKAFQGGGKLLRESGVRIESLIKVNSLEGGKLHFE; the protein is encoded by the coding sequence ATGCAATTACTTTTGGAGAAAATAAAAAATGAAAGTATTGTTGTCTCTGAGCAAATCCTCAGGGTAGATTCCTTTCTTAATCATATAATTGATCCCGAAGTTATGGTAGAAATAGGTCGTGAGTTTGCTCAACGGTTTCGGGGTGCCCAGATTAACAAGGTTTTAACCGTAGAGGCGTCTGGTATTGCGGTGGGTCTAACCACGGCTATGGCCCTTGATGTACCCTTGCTATTTGCCAAGAAAAGAAAACCCACCACCCTTGACCAGCAGTGTTATCAATCCCATATTTATTCCTTCACCAAAAATGAATCGGTGGATATTTTTGTGGCTAAGGAATATCTAACAGCATCTGATCGAGTGCTCATTGTGGATGATTTCTTAGCCCGGGGAGAAGCCCTGAAAGGTTTAGCAAATTTAGTTGAACAAGCAGGGGCACATCTGGTGGGGGTAGGTATTGTGATTGAGAAGGCCTTTCAAGGTGGTGGCAAGTTGTTACGGGAGTCTGGTGTCCGTATCGAGTCCTTAATTAAAGTGAATAGCCTTGAGGGTGGTAAACTTCACTTTGAATAA
- a CDS encoding universal stress protein gives MYKKILVPLDGSDRSNKALAHTVELASKLNAKITLMHVVPSLPPYVNTAVDRLGQAQQSIIEELMRNGKEMLQQYASSISDKGIEVDSFTVMGQPADEIIEKAKREDYDLIVIGSRGLGEIKGYLMGSVSNRVSRHAPCPVLIIR, from the coding sequence ATGTATAAAAAAATTTTAGTACCTCTGGACGGTTCGGATCGTTCCAACAAAGCCCTGGCTCACACTGTGGAGCTGGCTTCCAAGTTAAATGCCAAAATAACTTTAATGCACGTGGTACCCAGTTTACCACCCTATGTCAACACCGCAGTGGATAGATTAGGTCAGGCACAGCAATCTATTATTGAAGAATTAATGAGAAATGGCAAAGAAATGCTGCAGCAGTATGCCTCTTCTATTTCAGATAAAGGTATTGAAGTTGATTCTTTCACTGTAATGGGTCAACCAGCAGATGAAATTATCGAAAAGGCAAAACGTGAGGACTATGATTTAATCGTGATTGGTAGCCGTGGCTTAGGGGAAATAAAGGGTTACCTGATGGGAAGTGTTAGTAACCGTGTCTCCCGACACGCCCCCTGCCCAGTACTAATTATACGCTAA